A single genomic interval of Penaeus vannamei isolate JL-2024 chromosome 21, ASM4276789v1, whole genome shotgun sequence harbors:
- the LOC113821681 gene encoding uncharacterized protein isoform X1 translates to MMGHLGDAIATSGPLWSPGPVWNVAMDCIGHEVQLHQCSIRLMNNTCHAAAGVSCSSKKGEIDANLRSLLPTDCGVPEDFEPVRRRAGQEPGRTHSRSVRFSLASFLTHKRVHRRRRSGLWRIYYI, encoded by the exons ATGATGGGCCATTTGGGGGACGCCATTGCAACGTCAGGTCCCCTGTGGTCGCCAGGCCCTGTCTGGAACGTCGCCATGGACTGCATAGGGCATGAAGTTCAACTGCATCAGTGTAGCATTAGGCTTATGAACAACACATGTCACGCCGCTGCAGGTGTCTCTTGTTCTAGCAA gaaaggggaaatagacgCCAACCTCAGGTCCCTACTGCCTACGGATTGCGGGGTTCCTGAAGACTTCGAGCCGGTACGTCGGAGGGCTGGCCAAGAGCCGGGGCGGACACATTCCCGCTCGGTTCGATTTTCCTTGGCTAGTTTCCTTACGCACAAGAGAG TACACAGGAGGCGGCGCTCTGGTTTGTGGAGGATCTATTATATCTGA
- the LOC113821681 gene encoding uncharacterized protein isoform X2 encodes MMGHLGDAIATSGPLWSPGPVWNVAMDCIGHEVQLHQCSIRLMNNTCHAAAGVSCSSKKGEIDANLRSLLPTDCGVPEDFEPVRRRAGQEPGRTHSRSVRFSLASFLTHKRGIISPEVWGALFF; translated from the exons ATGATGGGCCATTTGGGGGACGCCATTGCAACGTCAGGTCCCCTGTGGTCGCCAGGCCCTGTCTGGAACGTCGCCATGGACTGCATAGGGCATGAAGTTCAACTGCATCAGTGTAGCATTAGGCTTATGAACAACACATGTCACGCCGCTGCAGGTGTCTCTTGTTCTAGCAA gaaaggggaaatagacgCCAACCTCAGGTCCCTACTGCCTACGGATTGCGGGGTTCCTGAAGACTTCGAGCCGGTACGTCGGAGGGCTGGCCAAGAGCCGGGGCGGACACATTCCCGCTCGGTTCGATTTTCCTTGGCTAGTTTCCTTACGCACAAGAGAGGTATTATATCCCCAGAAGTATGGGGAGCATTGTTCTTCTGA
- the LOC113821682 gene encoding uncharacterized protein — protein MCRTRHSKCSGREFPCSDGRGCVARPLVCDDGFHCPDGSDEKEELCEDVGVIRLKESHRRLEVLGMVAGAVEVKRRGVWAAVCGFIAVSDAKVLCRSLGYSSG, from the exons ATGTGCCGGACGCGCCACTCCAAGTGCTCGGGCCGAGAATTCCCTTGCAGTGACGGAAGGGGCTGTGTGGCACGTCCCCTCGTCTGCGATGACGGTTTTCACTGCCCGGACGGAAG tgatgagaaggaggagcttTGTGAGGACGTAGGCGTGATCAGGCTGAAGGAAAGTCACAGACGCCTCGAGGTGCTCGGAATGGTGGCTGGCGCGGTGGAGGTGAAGCGGCGGGGCGTCTGGGCCGCCGTGTGTGGCTTCATCGCGGTCAGCGATGCCAAG gtACTGTGCAGGAGTCTGGGCTACAGTAGCGGCTGA